GGCTTCAGAAAGTGAATCGTCATGATGACCGTGAGGTTCGTAATAAATATTTTTACCCGACTTTAATCCTTTGATAATATAACCATTTTCAACAAGTGTGGGTCCGATGGGCGATCCAGGTACGGCTTGAATTTCTATTTTGTCTTGCCAGGTAAAGCTCTGTCCGTGTTCTAAGGTGTTTATATTGTGGTAGTCGAGTTTCTCTACTACTTTGGCTGCATTAAGAGAGGCAACTACGGGAAGATCGCGATCGAGTTGTTTGAGAGTGGGTGGATGGGCATGATCTTCTAATCCCTGCGAGAGCAAGATCAAGTCAACATCTTCAGGAATAGGATAGGTGTTATTTTTTTTGCCTTTAAACAACCAAGCCTGATTGCTAAAAACCAGATCGTCTACAAACCAGGGATCTAAAAGTATTCTGGTGTCGTCGTGTTCTATCAGCCAGGTGTTGCTATCAAAATGTGTAAGCTGCATCGAGTCAATATATGTAAATTACTATTAATATTTTTATTGTAAATATATTTTAAGAAATCTAAACTATGAGCGATCGCAATATCGGTAGAGTTCAAGAGTTGGCTCAAAAATATTACGCTCGTCAGGATGCAACGGGCTGGTTTGAAGAACTGTATTCTTTAGCCGAGGGAGATATTGGGGCAATTCCCTGGGCAAAATTGACGGTAAATCCTCATTTAGCCGACTGGCTCGAACAGAATAGAATTAAAGGCCAAGGAAGAACTGCTTTGGTAATTGGCTGTGGTTTGGGTGACGATGCCGAAGCTTTAGCTAACTTCGACTTTGAAGTAACGGCATTTGACGTTTCTCATAGCGCGATCGCCTGGTGCAATCGTCGCTTTCCCAATTCATCGGTAAACTATCTCAGAGACGATTTGCTACAGCCACAAGTTTTAGTTGGTAAAAAATTTGATTTTGTTTTAGAAGCTTACACCATTCAAGCTTTACCCGCCGATATTAGAATTCAGGCGATCGCTAATATCCCTCGCTTTCTCGCTCCAGATGGTAAATTATTAGTCATTTGTCGTGGTAGAGAAATCGACGAACCAGCCAATGAACTACCCTATCCACTAACTAAAACCGAACTGGCTTATTTTGAAGAGTTGGGTTTGCAGCAGGTTAGTTTTGAAGAGTGTGGTGACTCTCAAGTCAGAAGGTTTCGCATTGTTTATACGAAGTAATATGAAATACTTAATTGTTTGCTACCAATGGTATTGTCTTTGGCTTTAAGCTTTTTATTTTTACCTCATCTTTCTAAATGTAGCGTTCTTTTTTAGATTTCATATAACAAGCTATTATGCGATTTTTATTCTCAATTTATTTATAAACAGCAACTAAAAATTATTTGAGATCGAAATGAAGTAAACAAAAAATAGCGATTGCTCTTGAAATTTGAAGCGATCGCCTGAAATCATAAATTTATTTACAGCAATATCTTTGGCTTTTTCCGAGTTTATCTTATGTATTATTAAAGACTAACATTTGTAGCTCTAAGAGTTGCTATAGTTGCGAGTTAAAAATAACTCCAAAATTATCGGCACTAAGATGGTCGGCGTTTACGCTAGATAAAAAAGCTAATTTTTCATCGTCTGCACTGATTACTGTACCGCTATATTTTTGAGTTAGTTCGATGTCTTTGTAACTCAAACCTCCACCCAGACTAATGTAATCTTTGTCAACCTCAAAGTCTTTAATTTGGTCATAACCATTTCCTGATGCGATTAGAAATTTATCGTAACCTTTACCGCCATCAATCCAATCGTTGCCTTTACCGCCATCAATCCAGTCGTTTCCTTTACCACCGTAGATGGTATCGTATCCTTCGCCGCCATAAGCCTTAATATTGACAGCAGTGTATCTAGCATCGAGCCAGTCATTGCCTTCTCCACCTGCGATGTAAACTTGTTTCACATCAGTACCAGACAGGTCTTTTACCGTGATAGTATCGTCTCCGCCAAGACCATTGAGTTCAAACTTTTCGACGTTATTGGCATCTACACTAAAAGGTACCAAGTTTATTCTTTGAAATAAGGCTTGATGTCCCTTAGCTTCTAACTCAAATTCATCTCCTGCATCCGCACCATTTATTCGGGAAATATCGTAATCTTTACCACCTTCATTAATATCGCTACCATCACCATTATTCCAAACAAAGAGATCGTTTCCTTTACCACCAAATTTACGATCACTTCCTCGATCGCCAATTAGAGTGTCGTTTCCTTTTAAACCTTTAAGAAAATCGTCACCGTCACCACCACGAAGTAGATCTTCTTTTTTAGTTCCAATAATTTTATTATTGCGATTGTCGCCTATTGTTGTAACCATTTTTTGTTCTTCTTGATAAATTTTTTGACTACAAATAAATAGTAAAAATCAATCGAGAATAACTAGAGATAAAAACAAATAAATGATTTTATCAGTTCAAAAATTTGCTTTTCTAATAGAAATAAATAAGTATTTAAAGGTTTAAAAAATTAGCGATTGGTTGGCAGCTCTCCCTGGACATAAAAAAAGATCGCCTCGTATACTAACAGGCGATCGCAATAAAAATATTTTTACCAGGAGGCTTATAGCTTTAAGAAGCGACTCCGAAAACTACTACAAAACCCAAAACCGCCGCAAAGATAATTAAGGCGTAGAATTGGGCGCGTCCGTTTTCAAAATACTTCAAGCCTTCACCACTAAGAACGGCTGCCAGTCCCGTTAGATTTACCGCACCATCGACAACGCGAGCATCTACTTCCATAATTTGTCTTGCCAGACGGCGACAGCCAAGAACGAAGACGTTATGGTAAATGTCGTCGAAGTACCACTTGTTAAGGGATAGTTTGTAAAGGGTAGGAATTTGTTTGGCGATCGCCGAAGGATCGATTTTTTTCTGTAGATACATTAAAGAGGCGATAGTAATGCCAATTAGAGCAATCCCTACCGAATTACCAGCCATAATTAAAAACTCGGTGCGATCGAAATGGGTTGCCATTTCCATAGCTTGAGTTGCGGTTTCGCCAGGGGCATACACAAACTCTTCAAAGTAATTTTCCCAGGGACGACCCAGAAAACCAATAGCGGTAGAAGGTACGGCTAAGATTAACAATGGTAGAGCCATAGTCAATGGCGACTCGTGAGGAGTTTCGCTATGTCCGTGATGCTCGCTTTCTTCAGCATCCATTGCTCCAGGACCAAAAGCAACCCCAGAGTGAGTTAGCAAACTCTGACGGATACCTTCATCATTGCCGCGAAACTTACCTTCAAAAGTCATAAAATACATGCGAAACATATAAAATGCCGTTATACCAGCAGTTGCCCAGCCAATAAACCAAAGAGCGGGGTTAGCTTCAAATGCCTGTCCGAGTATTTCGTCTTTCGACCAAAATCCAGCAAAGGGAGGAATACCGCAAATTGCTAGATTTCCCACAAAGAAAGTACCTGCGGTAATCGGCATGTATTTTCTTAAGCCGCCCATCATTCGCATATCCTGCGCCAAGTCTGGATTATGACCAACTACATCTTCCATACCGTGAATCACCGAACCCGAACAGAGAAACAGCATCGCTTTAAAATAAGCGTGGGTCATTAGGTGGAATAAACCAGCGGTATAGGAACCAATACCCATTGCCATTACCATGTAGCCAAGCTGGGAAATTGTCGAATAAGCCAGACCTTTTTTAATATCGTTTTGCGTCATGGCAATACTCGCACCCAAGAAAGCGGTAAACGCTCCCGTCCAGGCAATAGTGGTCATTGCCAAAGGAACATTTTCAAATACGGGATACATCCGCGCAATCAAAAATACACCAGCCGCTACCATCGTTGCTGCGTGGATCAATGCAGAAATTGGTGTAGGACCTTCCATTGCGTCTGGTAGCCAAACGTGGAGGGGAAACTGCGCCGATTTAGCAACGGGACCTAAAAAGACCAAAATTGCAAACAGAGTAGCCAAACCAGCACTTAAAGCACCAGAGGCAACTAATTCGCTCAGGCGATCGCCCATGACTTCAAATTCAAAACTGCCAGTCGCCCAATACAAACCTAGCATCCCTAGCAACAAACCAAAGTCACCGACACGGTTGGTGACAAAAGCTTTCTGACAGGCATCGGCAGCAGCTTTGCGATCGTACCAAAAGCCAATTAGCAGGTAGGAACACATCCCTACCAGTTCCCAAAAGATATATATTTGTACCAAGTTGGGGCTGATTACCAAACCCAACATTGAAGAACTAAAAATGCTTAAATAGGCATAAAAGCGTACATAACCATCATCGTGCGCCATGTAGCCATCAGTATAGATCATCACCAAAAAAGCTACTGTAGTGACGATCGCCAGCATCACAGTAGTTAGATGGTCGATAGTGTAACCCATTGACAGGTGAAAATCCCCTGCTGCTGCCCATTCAATAGTACGGGTGTAAACTTCGTGTCCGTGAATCTGACTCCAAAGCAAGGCAAAGGATAATACCATTGCCGCACCGAGAATAGAGACAATAAAAACGGCAACAATCTGACGGAGATTGTTAGTTGCCTTATTAAAAGAAATAAGTCCAATTCCTACCAACATTGCCCCCAACAAGGGCAAAACAGGAATCAGCCAAGCATATTGATAGAGGGGTTCCATATTTCAATCTATATTATTAATTGCTTCACTGCATTTTAACGACCGACGCTAATCATTTTGACACATACATTTATTTAAAGATGTGTTTGATGTGTGATTTTAGGCTTTAGGCTTTAGGTGGTTAGTTAGTCAAACTTACTTGCTACTCGCTACTTATTACTCCCTTGCCCACAACCAAACGGATAGCCTGTCTTATATGTATCTTCCCGTTTGCCAAACCAGCTATAGCGATTGTCTCTGATTTGTTCGTAGCTAAGATCTCCGAGCCATTTCATTCCTGGTATGGCACGATATGCCGCAATAAAAGCTTCTCCCATAGGCAACAAACGGGCAATTTCTTCTGCGGCTGCGCTACCCTGCCATCTTTGCTGCGGGCGATCGCCATCGATCAAAATCATTCCTGCTTCGCAATCTTCGGGGGTAATATTAAACTCAGCTAGAGTTTCTTTATCCTGCATAGGGATATAGTCAAAAATATCGCCGCGATCGTATTTTTCTAGTAATTGAGCAAAAGTGCTGCAAAGATTGCACTTGCCGTCATAAATAACGTGATATTTCATACCGAGTTAGTCTGCTTTTTTTATTTATCTTAGAGGGTCGATTGCTTTTATCAAGTCTCCCAAATAAAAAAATCTAAATTTATCTGGCTTGCAAATCAGAGTTTTATATAATTAGACTGAAAACCGCTATAAAATGAACTAATAGCAGTTTATCCTGTCTGCACTCATCATCATGACCATTCGCAAAACGGCTATTTCTAAGTTACAGCAGTTACCCGAGCCGCTATTACAGCAAGTTAGTGATTTTATTGACTTTTTAACCCATAAGCATCAGCAAAGTGCTGTGACTAGCGAGCGTCAAAATAATTTCTCTGAAACATGGACACAATGGTTTGAATCAGTGGACTGCCTGCAAGTTAAACCAGCTAAATCAGTTAGGGCAACTTCTTTTGAATAAACTGTTATTAGTTTATGAAATTTGAGAAGAGGATTGTGGGCGGCTGTTGAAATTAATAGAACAGTATCAAGAGCGACCAAGAAATTGTTTATGGAAGAAATATTCCTAAAAAAATGGCAGAATTTGCTTACTTCTCTCGAAGTTACAGGCGGTGATGTATTACCTTGTGAAAAGGAAATTCAGATGCTTGAAGAAACTGTCAATTTTACTTTGCCTGCTGGATTCAAAGAATATTGTTCGGTCTTTGGTGCTGGTGTACTTGGTAATGAATTCCGTGTCTATTGTCCATGCCAATTGGACGATCGCTTTGATTTACTGAGTCATGCTAATTGGCAGCTTGATGCTTTTAAGGATGCAGTTAAGCATGAAATAGAACATGGAAGTAAAGGATATCCAGCTTTAGATCTAGAACAAATGCTATGGTTGCAGGACATACTAAACAATAGCTTCCCATTTGCCGATAATGGTTGTGCCGAAATGTTTGTCTGGCATCTGGCTTCTTTCAATGAGAAAGACAGTAGCTACGACATTTATCGGATACCACTTGATGCGTTAGAAGAATCAGGTTTTGTTGGGCGCGATCTATACAAATTTATATCGGAGTTTATCTATGAAACAAAAATCAACGAAATTTTACCAAAAGACAATCAATACCAAAAATTGGATAAGACATTTTACCGAGTAACAGGGAATGAGTGATGAAATTCTTCAAGAAGCTCTTAGTGAAATCACTCAGCAGTAGTCATTTGTAATTTGTTTCAGATAATAGCTAAATCGAAACTGCTCCTATGAGTTTGAGCATTCTAGAATAACTGAAAGTGTACTAAGGAGAACAACATTGTGTCAGAACTACTTAAAAGAATCACTATTAATCCAAAACAATGTGGTGGTCGTCCCTGTATTCGAGGGATGAGAATTCGAGTATCAGATGTTTTAGATTTGTTTGCGGTTGGGCTAAGTGCCGAGCAGATTTTAGAAGAAATGCCCGATCTTGAAGCAAGCGATTTAAAAGCATCCCTTCTATATGCTTCGCGTAAGCTCAATCACCCGATGTTGGTGGCATGAGGATTTGGGTCGATGCCCAGTTGTCCCCTGCAATTGCAGCTTGGATTAGCAGCACTTTTGAAGTAACAGCATTAGCTTTACGAGATGTTGGTTTGAGAGATGCTGAAGATTCTGAAATTTTTGAAGCAGCAAAGACACAAAGCGTTATTTTCATGACTAAAGATAATGATTTTGTCGATCTAGTCGGTCGTTTTGGCTCACCACCGCAAATTATTTGGTTGACTTGCGGTAATACCTCAAATGCTCGGTTGCGAGAAATTTTGAGTGCTACTTTGCCAAAAGCATTAGAGCTTTTACGATCTGGTGAAGTTTTAGTTGAAATTAGCGGAGACTAGCAGCGCATGACAACAAAATTCATGCACTCGAACGTTAAAAGAAAAGCTCTCAGTCATCGTCGCTCGATATCTCGTTAAAATAATAAGCTGCACTAAATAAAAATATATTAAATTTAAGAGGTATTCTGTGGCTGTTAGAGTAAGAATTGCACCTTCCCCGACAGGAAATTTGCATATCGGTACGGCGAGGACGGCGGTGTTTAACTGGCTGTTTGCCCGTCGTAACGAAGGTACTTTTGTTCTAAGAATTGAAGATACCGACAAGGCGCGATCGCGCGATGAATATACCGAGAATATTAAATCGGGATTGTCTTGGTTGGGTTTGAATTGGGATGAAGGACCGATTTTTCAAACTCAAAGATTAGACAAATATCAACAGGCGGTACAAACTTTAATCGATAAAGGTTTGGCTTATTATTGCTATTGTTCTGCCCAAGAACTGGACGAGATGCGCGAAACTCAAAAAGCTAAGGGACTTGCTCCAGGTTACGATAACCGTCACCGCAATCTAACCGAAGAAGAAATAGAGACGTTTGAAGCCGAAGGGCGTAAACCCGTAATTCGTTTTATTATTGACGAAGCCCGTACTATTGTCTGGGAAGATAAGGTTAGAGATAAAGTAGTTTGGAAAGGCGGCGACTTAGGCGGCGATATGGTTATCGCTCGTGCTGCGGAGAATGATAACGAACCTTTCGGACAGGCTTTATACAATCTGGCGGTAGTTGTAGACGATATCGATATGCAAATTACCCACGTCATTCGCGGAGAAGACCATATTGCCAATACTGCCAAACAAATATTGCTCTACGAAGCTTTAGAAGCATCAGTACCAGAATTTGCTCATACGCCTTTGATTTTGAATGAAGAAGGGCGCAAGCTTTCCAAACGAGATAATGTAACTTCTATCGACGAGTTTCGCAAATTGGGATTTTTACCAGAAGCTATGGTCAACTACATGACCTTATTGGGTTGGACTTTTCCCGATTCTACCAAAGAAATTTTTACCCTCGACGAAGCCGCTAAAGAGTTCGATCTCGATCGCATTAATAAAGCAGGAGCAAAGTTTGACTGGAATAAACTAGATTGGATTAATACTCAATATCTCCATCAGATGCCTGTAGATCGGTTAATCGATTTACTCATACCTTATTGGCAAGATGCAGGTTTTGAAGTTGATAAATACGATCGCACCTGGTTAGAAAGCCTAACGGCAATGACTGCACCTACCCTAACTCGTCTGACCGACGTAATTAAAGAAACCAAAATCTTTTTTACCGACTCTGTAGAGTATGGCGCAGAAGCAATAGAGTTATTGCGTCAAGAAAAAGTAGCCGAAGTACTTAAAGAAGTGATAGCAGCGATCGCTGAAAATACTCAACTAGAAGAAACTGAGGCTAAAGACATAATCAAACAGGTAACTAAAAGCCAAAAAGTCAAAAAAGGTCTGGTAATGCGATCGCTGAGGGCAGGTTTAACAGGAGAACTACACGGACCCGATCTTACTCAGTCTTGGCTGCTGCTCAATCATAGAGGTTTGGATAAGCCTCGCTTACAACAAGCTTTAGAGAAAATTTAAAAGAGATAAGAAAAGCGCAGGGTAGAGGAGCATAATTGTTACCTCTTACCTAGCGCATAATCGGACTACCATGATGGTGAACTAAGTACCATTTTTGAGCCATTTTTTGAAAAAGATTAGTGGCAATTGATGGTGCTTTTACTTTTCTACCTTGGCTTGACTGCAACACCATTTCTCTGACGATTACGTAGGCAACAGAGCGATCGATTTCTACTTTAATCACTTCTATGTCGATTTCAAAAGCATCAGTATGGCGAAAAATTCCTTTCCAGGAAGATTGAATTTCCTCCCAACCTTCTAATGCGCTGCCGCCTGGATGAACGCACAAACTAGTAGAGCCTTGCCACCATAATTGGTTCATACTACTAAGATCCCTACTGGAGAAGGCATCATAAAAGGCTTGATTAGCTGCTAGTACTGCTTCTTTATCTGCTGGATCGCTCATAAAAAAATTTTACAACTAATATCACTAAGGTCAGAATAGTTTTGTCGTGAAGTTAAGTAAAATCGACAATATAGAATAATTAATTTTTTATTGTGACTGGAAATACAGGACTGTTCAACCGCCGATTTGCTAATAATTTTGTTCCCCTACCGCCTCGGCAGGTACCAGAAATAGGCGCGATCGCACCAGATTTTAGTTTGCCTCAAGTTAAAGGAGATGACAAAGTAGAGCTTTCAGACTATAAAGGTAAACCTATAGTGCTGGCATTTACTCGCATTTTTACCGAAAAGCTGTTTTGTCCTTTTTGCTATCCCCATATACAAGACTTAAAAGAACGATATCAAGAGATAAGCGATCGCGGCGCAGAGTTACTGATGATTTCCAGTACCGATCCCGTACAGAGTCAAGTGGTTGTCGAGCAACTCAGCTTACCATATCCATTCTTATACGATCCCGACTGCACTGTCTTTCGTCGTTATGGTCTGGGACAAGCTTTAGGCGCACCTTTACCAGGACAGTTTATTCTAGATGTAGAAGGAAAAATTGTATTTCGTCATTTGTTTTCGTTCACAGACAGCAATGCAGAGACAGATACAATTT
This window of the Myxosarcina sp. GI1 genome carries:
- a CDS encoding MBL fold metallo-hydrolase, with translation MQLTHFDSNTWLIEHDDTRILLDPWFVDDLVFSNQAWLFKGKKNNTYPIPEDVDLILLSQGLEDHAHPPTLKQLDRDLPVVASLNAAKVVEKLDYHNINTLEHGQSFTWQDKIEIQAVPGSPIGPTLVENGYIIKGLKSGKNIYYEPHGHHDDSLSEAAPIDVIITPFISLKLPVIGAVIKGQETALDICKRLKPQVLLSTAAGGDIEFEGFIPAILQAEGSEAEINQMLQQNNLSTKAINLESGENIELSLV
- a CDS encoding bifunctional 2-polyprenyl-6-hydroxyphenol methylase/3-demethylubiquinol 3-O-methyltransferase UbiG, with the protein product MSDRNIGRVQELAQKYYARQDATGWFEELYSLAEGDIGAIPWAKLTVNPHLADWLEQNRIKGQGRTALVIGCGLGDDAEALANFDFEVTAFDVSHSAIAWCNRRFPNSSVNYLRDDLLQPQVLVGKKFDFVLEAYTIQALPADIRIQAIANIPRFLAPDGKLLVICRGREIDEPANELPYPLTKTELAYFEELGLQQVSFEECGDSQVRRFRIVYTK
- a CDS encoding calcium-binding protein, which translates into the protein MVTTIGDNRNNKIIGTKKEDLLRGGDGDDFLKGLKGNDTLIGDRGSDRKFGGKGNDLFVWNNGDGSDINEGGKDYDISRINGADAGDEFELEAKGHQALFQRINLVPFSVDANNVEKFELNGLGGDDTITVKDLSGTDVKQVYIAGGEGNDWLDARYTAVNIKAYGGEGYDTIYGGKGNDWIDGGKGNDWIDGGKGYDKFLIASGNGYDQIKDFEVDKDYISLGGGLSYKDIELTQKYSGTVISADDEKLAFLSSVNADHLSADNFGVIFNSQL
- a CDS encoding NAD(P)H-quinone oxidoreductase subunit 5, producing MEPLYQYAWLIPVLPLLGAMLVGIGLISFNKATNNLRQIVAVFIVSILGAAMVLSFALLWSQIHGHEVYTRTIEWAAAGDFHLSMGYTIDHLTTVMLAIVTTVAFLVMIYTDGYMAHDDGYVRFYAYLSIFSSSMLGLVISPNLVQIYIFWELVGMCSYLLIGFWYDRKAAADACQKAFVTNRVGDFGLLLGMLGLYWATGSFEFEVMGDRLSELVASGALSAGLATLFAILVFLGPVAKSAQFPLHVWLPDAMEGPTPISALIHAATMVAAGVFLIARMYPVFENVPLAMTTIAWTGAFTAFLGASIAMTQNDIKKGLAYSTISQLGYMVMAMGIGSYTAGLFHLMTHAYFKAMLFLCSGSVIHGMEDVVGHNPDLAQDMRMMGGLRKYMPITAGTFFVGNLAICGIPPFAGFWSKDEILGQAFEANPALWFIGWATAGITAFYMFRMYFMTFEGKFRGNDEGIRQSLLTHSGVAFGPGAMDAEESEHHGHSETPHESPLTMALPLLILAVPSTAIGFLGRPWENYFEEFVYAPGETATQAMEMATHFDRTEFLIMAGNSVGIALIGITIASLMYLQKKIDPSAIAKQIPTLYKLSLNKWYFDDIYHNVFVLGCRRLARQIMEVDARVVDGAVNLTGLAAVLSGEGLKYFENGRAQFYALIIFAAVLGFVVVFGVAS
- a CDS encoding thiol-disulfide oxidoreductase DCC family protein — encoded protein: MKYHVIYDGKCNLCSTFAQLLEKYDRGDIFDYIPMQDKETLAEFNITPEDCEAGMILIDGDRPQQRWQGSAAAEEIARLLPMGEAFIAAYRAIPGMKWLGDLSYEQIRDNRYSWFGKREDTYKTGYPFGCGQGSNK
- a CDS encoding DUF2281 domain-containing protein gives rise to the protein MTIRKTAISKLQQLPEPLLQQVSDFIDFLTHKHQQSAVTSERQNNFSETWTQWFESVDCLQVKPAKSVRATSFE
- a CDS encoding SMI1/KNR4 family protein; the protein is MLTSLEVTGGDVLPCEKEIQMLEETVNFTLPAGFKEYCSVFGAGVLGNEFRVYCPCQLDDRFDLLSHANWQLDAFKDAVKHEIEHGSKGYPALDLEQMLWLQDILNNSFPFADNGCAEMFVWHLASFNEKDSSYDIYRIPLDALEESGFVGRDLYKFISEFIYETKINEILPKDNQYQKLDKTFYRVTGNE
- a CDS encoding DUF433 domain-containing protein, encoding MSELLKRITINPKQCGGRPCIRGMRIRVSDVLDLFAVGLSAEQILEEMPDLEASDLKASLLYASRKLNHPMLVA
- a CDS encoding DUF5615 family PIN-like protein; translation: MRIWVDAQLSPAIAAWISSTFEVTALALRDVGLRDAEDSEIFEAAKTQSVIFMTKDNDFVDLVGRFGSPPQIIWLTCGNTSNARLREILSATLPKALELLRSGEVLVEISGD
- the gltX gene encoding glutamate--tRNA ligase, which codes for MAVRVRIAPSPTGNLHIGTARTAVFNWLFARRNEGTFVLRIEDTDKARSRDEYTENIKSGLSWLGLNWDEGPIFQTQRLDKYQQAVQTLIDKGLAYYCYCSAQELDEMRETQKAKGLAPGYDNRHRNLTEEEIETFEAEGRKPVIRFIIDEARTIVWEDKVRDKVVWKGGDLGGDMVIARAAENDNEPFGQALYNLAVVVDDIDMQITHVIRGEDHIANTAKQILLYEALEASVPEFAHTPLILNEEGRKLSKRDNVTSIDEFRKLGFLPEAMVNYMTLLGWTFPDSTKEIFTLDEAAKEFDLDRINKAGAKFDWNKLDWINTQYLHQMPVDRLIDLLIPYWQDAGFEVDKYDRTWLESLTAMTAPTLTRLTDVIKETKIFFTDSVEYGAEAIELLRQEKVAEVLKEVIAAIAENTQLEETEAKDIIKQVTKSQKVKKGLVMRSLRAGLTGELHGPDLTQSWLLLNHRGLDKPRLQQALEKI
- a CDS encoding nuclear transport factor 2 family protein is translated as MSDPADKEAVLAANQAFYDAFSSRDLSSMNQLWWQGSTSLCVHPGGSALEGWEEIQSSWKGIFRHTDAFEIDIEVIKVEIDRSVAYVIVREMVLQSSQGRKVKAPSIATNLFQKMAQKWYLVHHHGSPIMR
- a CDS encoding peroxiredoxin family protein, which produces MTGNTGLFNRRFANNFVPLPPRQVPEIGAIAPDFSLPQVKGDDKVELSDYKGKPIVLAFTRIFTEKLFCPFCYPHIQDLKERYQEISDRGAELLMISSTDPVQSQVVVEQLSLPYPFLYDPDCTVFRRYGLGQALGAPLPGQFILDVEGKIVFRHLFSFTDSNAETDTILKELDKLANK